The Podarcis raffonei isolate rPodRaf1 chromosome 2, rPodRaf1.pri, whole genome shotgun sequence genome window below encodes:
- the LOC128407951 gene encoding zinc-binding protein A33-like isoform X2 — protein MAHRSGEQSLREELTCAICYDLFRDPVMLECMHHFCRECIQSYWDKSSKVATCPQCRQKFPTRSFRPQYLVSGVVETVRRCTSEEHKKKMQTHLQEAFQSCQVECEKLMRMKHAAEENICTLLTTSREVNSKIRAEFEYLHQILQEEERAVLTGLAREEEQWLMKLDGDATRLSMAITELKKSMEHIQKKLDELGNSLLLEVENVSVRPAVQVKELTAFNIEQHKDRYDGPLQFIFWRRMLKSICTAPVPLTLDPESAHPNLVLSKDLTAVTERKTPQSVPRSPSRFLQCVNVLAKESFESGRHYWEVWVGTKTKWDLGVAADSVDRAARVKLCPKNGYWAIRLREKSRYWAAASPWVRLNPGRLLRKVGVLLDCKARKVAFYNAEDMSLLFTFHQVRARRFYPFFSTCFGDGENAEPMRICHLNL, from the exons ATGGCCCATAGGAGCGGGGAGCAGAGCCTCCGGGAAGAGCTGACCTGCGCCATCTGCTATGATCTGTTCCGAGACCCAGTCATGCTGGAATGCATGCACCATTTTTGCAGGGAGTGCATCCAGAGCTATTGGGATAAGAGCTCAAAAGTTGCGACCTGCCCCCAATGCCGGCAAAAGTTCCCCACCAGGTCCTTCCGTCCCCAGTACCTTGTTTCTGGAGTAGTGGAGACAGTTCGGAGGTGCACCTCTGAGGAACACAAGAAAAAAATGCAG ACACACCTCCAAGAGGCATTTCAGTCTTGCCAGGTGGAGTGTGAGAAACTGATGAGAATGAAGCATGCAGCTGAAGAGAACATCTGCACCCTGCTG ACAACATCTCGTGAAGTGAACTCCAAGATCCGGGCAGAATTTGAGTATCTTCATCAGATCTTGCAAGAGGAAGAGAGAGCTGTGCTGACGGGGCTGGCCAGAGAGGAAGAACAGTGGTTGATGAAGCTGGACGGAGATGCCACACGTCTCAGTATGGCAATAACTGAGCTGAAGAAGAGCATGGAGCACATTCAGAAAAAGCTTGATGAGCTGGGGAACTCATTGCTGCTGGAG gtggAAAATGTGTCTGTTAG GCCAGCGGTGCAGGTGAAAGAGTTGACCGCCTTTAATATAGAGCAGCACAAGGACCGGTATGATGGACCTCTGCAGTTTATATTTTGGAGAAGGATGCTGAAATCGATCTGCACAG CTCCTGTTCCTCTGACCTTGGACCCTGAATCAGCTCACCCTAACCTTGTCCTCTCCAAAGACCTGACGGCAGTGACAGAGAGGAAGACGCCCCAGTCTGTGCCCAGAAGCCCCAGCCGCTTCCTGCAGTGTGTGAATGTGCTGGCGAAGGAGTCCTTTGAGAGTGGAAGACATTACTGGGAGGTCTGGGTGGGCACCAAGACCAAGTGGGACCTGGGAGTGGCAGCGGACTCAGTGGACCGGGCAGCAAGAGTCAAGCTATGCCCCAAGAATGGCTACTGGGCTATACGGCTGCGGGAGAAGTCTCGTTATTGGGCTGCAGCCTCTCCCTGGGTGCGCCTGAATCCTGGGCGCTTGCTGAGAAAAGTAGGTGTCCTGCTGGACTGCAAGGCAAGGAAGGTGGCCTTTTATAATGCCGAGGACATGTCCCTTCTCTTCACCTTCCACCAGGTCAGGGCACGCAGGTTCTACCCTTTCTTCAGCACTTGTTTCGGCGATGGCGAGAATGCTGAGCCCATGAGGATCTGCCACCTGAACCTGTAG
- the LOC128407951 gene encoding zinc-binding protein A33-like isoform X1: MEGDAASQGLSQLAGSARRSATAGQARRAGEVKVGAPGPRGPWRAGSQSARAGGGWGSGGGERRPRQAEMAHRSGEQSLREELTCAICYDLFRDPVMLECMHHFCRECIQSYWDKSSKVATCPQCRQKFPTRSFRPQYLVSGVVETVRRCTSEEHKKKMQTHLQEAFQSCQVECEKLMRMKHAAEENICTLLTTSREVNSKIRAEFEYLHQILQEEERAVLTGLAREEEQWLMKLDGDATRLSMAITELKKSMEHIQKKLDELGNSLLLEVENVSVRPAVQVKELTAFNIEQHKDRYDGPLQFIFWRRMLKSICTAPVPLTLDPESAHPNLVLSKDLTAVTERKTPQSVPRSPSRFLQCVNVLAKESFESGRHYWEVWVGTKTKWDLGVAADSVDRAARVKLCPKNGYWAIRLREKSRYWAAASPWVRLNPGRLLRKVGVLLDCKARKVAFYNAEDMSLLFTFHQVRARRFYPFFSTCFGDGENAEPMRICHLNL, translated from the exons ATGGAGGGCGACGCAGCCTCCCAGGGCCTGTCCCAATTGGCGGGGAGCGCCCGTCGCTCAGCTACCGCGGGGCAGGCGCGCCGTGCAGGGGAAGTGAAAGTTGGAGCGCCTGGGCCGAGGGGTCCGTGGCGCGCGGGGAGCCAAAGCGCGAGAGCGGGCGGCGGGTGGGGTTCCGGCGGAGGAGAGCGGCGTCCCCGTCAGGCG GAAATGGCCCATAGGAGCGGGGAGCAGAGCCTCCGGGAAGAGCTGACCTGCGCCATCTGCTATGATCTGTTCCGAGACCCAGTCATGCTGGAATGCATGCACCATTTTTGCAGGGAGTGCATCCAGAGCTATTGGGATAAGAGCTCAAAAGTTGCGACCTGCCCCCAATGCCGGCAAAAGTTCCCCACCAGGTCCTTCCGTCCCCAGTACCTTGTTTCTGGAGTAGTGGAGACAGTTCGGAGGTGCACCTCTGAGGAACACAAGAAAAAAATGCAG ACACACCTCCAAGAGGCATTTCAGTCTTGCCAGGTGGAGTGTGAGAAACTGATGAGAATGAAGCATGCAGCTGAAGAGAACATCTGCACCCTGCTG ACAACATCTCGTGAAGTGAACTCCAAGATCCGGGCAGAATTTGAGTATCTTCATCAGATCTTGCAAGAGGAAGAGAGAGCTGTGCTGACGGGGCTGGCCAGAGAGGAAGAACAGTGGTTGATGAAGCTGGACGGAGATGCCACACGTCTCAGTATGGCAATAACTGAGCTGAAGAAGAGCATGGAGCACATTCAGAAAAAGCTTGATGAGCTGGGGAACTCATTGCTGCTGGAG gtggAAAATGTGTCTGTTAG GCCAGCGGTGCAGGTGAAAGAGTTGACCGCCTTTAATATAGAGCAGCACAAGGACCGGTATGATGGACCTCTGCAGTTTATATTTTGGAGAAGGATGCTGAAATCGATCTGCACAG CTCCTGTTCCTCTGACCTTGGACCCTGAATCAGCTCACCCTAACCTTGTCCTCTCCAAAGACCTGACGGCAGTGACAGAGAGGAAGACGCCCCAGTCTGTGCCCAGAAGCCCCAGCCGCTTCCTGCAGTGTGTGAATGTGCTGGCGAAGGAGTCCTTTGAGAGTGGAAGACATTACTGGGAGGTCTGGGTGGGCACCAAGACCAAGTGGGACCTGGGAGTGGCAGCGGACTCAGTGGACCGGGCAGCAAGAGTCAAGCTATGCCCCAAGAATGGCTACTGGGCTATACGGCTGCGGGAGAAGTCTCGTTATTGGGCTGCAGCCTCTCCCTGGGTGCGCCTGAATCCTGGGCGCTTGCTGAGAAAAGTAGGTGTCCTGCTGGACTGCAAGGCAAGGAAGGTGGCCTTTTATAATGCCGAGGACATGTCCCTTCTCTTCACCTTCCACCAGGTCAGGGCACGCAGGTTCTACCCTTTCTTCAGCACTTGTTTCGGCGATGGCGAGAATGCTGAGCCCATGAGGATCTGCCACCTGAACCTGTAG